The genome window TTCACATATATCGGCGTACCTTTAATATTGTTTATAACTATGTTTTTTATCTCGTCAATATTATTCAAAAGGCCTATCCCACGTACCACATAAGCCTGGCCATTCTGATCAATAACATCGCCGCCAACATTAACGTTGCTTTTAGAAACTGCCTCGTATAGCTGTAAGGGTGTAACGTTATATTGAACCGCTTTTTGAGGGTTAATGGTGATCTGGTACGTTTTCACCTGGCCGCCAAAGCTGTTTACATCGGCAACACCCGGTACAGCTTTTAATTCCCGGTCAACCACCCAGTCCTCAATAGTTTTTAGTTCTTTTACCGTTCTGCGGTTGCTGGTGAGGGTAAACCGGTAAATCTCGCCGGTAGGGCCATAAGGCGGCTCTATGGAAGGGTTTACGTTATCGGGCAAACTGGCATCGCCAATATGGTTATTGATCTGTAAACGGGCGGAGTTATAGTCCACCTCATCATCAAATGTAACTTTCACTACGGAGAGGCCGAATAAGGAAGATGACCGGATACTGGTCTTCTTTTCGGCCGGATTCATTGCAATTTCAATGGGCCGGGTTACAAATTTCTCCACTTCCTCAGCGCTGCGACCGGGCCATTGGGTTATGATGGTAACTGACGTATTGGTAACGTCAGGAAAGGCGTCAATACTGATGGTTTTAAAGCTGATATACCCGGCAACAGCAAGCAGGGCAGTCACAAAAAACACGAAAAACCTGTTCCTGAGCGCGAATGAAAGAATATTTTTTATGAACTTATTCATGTGTTATTATTTCGGATGCCGGATAATCGAGTCGAATTTTCGATTCCGCTTTTATTTGATCTTTTAGCTATATATTTTACCAATTCCGAAATCGAACATCCGAATTCCGAAACTCCTCAAAATCAGTCCTTAAGTGATTCATACAAATACACCTGCCTTGATGCGATTACCCTGTCGCCGGGCTTTAAACCCTGGCTGATGTAAGCTCGGTCTTCAACTGTTTTGGCAACCGTAACCGGTTGAATGTGCACCTTTGCTTTACCGTCAACCACTATCACATAGTTTTTATCATTATCAAAAACAAGGGAATTGGCGCTCACTTCGGGCAAGTTCTCGCCTGATTTTGCCTTTATCAGCACATTGGCGAACATGCCTGGCTTAAGCAAATTGCCCGGGTTTTCGATTTTTATACGGGCATGCATTACTTTATTGTCAGGGTCAAGTATGTTATCTATCCGGTCAATTTTACCTTCAAATATTTTATCCGGATAAGATAGTGTGGTAATTTTCACCGGGTCGCCGGTCTGGATCTTCGAGATGTCTGATTCATAAACATTAACCAGTACATAAACAGTTGACAGATCAGCTATGGTGAACAGGTTTTGGCTGTTATCGGCCCTTACCTGGGTATTATTGGTCAAATTCTTCTCAACCACATAGCCTGACAGTGGTGTTTTAACCTCGTAGCCATTTGCATTGCTTTTGTTGATGGAGATAACAGCACCAGCACGTTTACCTTCGGCCTGGGCTTTTTGGTAGTCGGACTGTGCCTGTTCAAGGTCTTTTTGTGATGCAAGGCCACTCTTGTACAGATCCTGCGTTGACTCGTAAACCCTTTTGGTGTTTCGCACATCAGCTTCGGACGAAACGTAGTCGCGGGTAAACCCTGCCATTTCCGC of Mucilaginibacter xinganensis contains these proteins:
- a CDS encoding efflux RND transporter periplasmic adaptor subunit, with product MINNNMHTKYKILTLSVAFAVSGMALQSCHHADESQEKDTRFQVTDSLIHSLLIDTVKEASALSQITLTGSIAPDENKMVKVFPLVSGVAQDVNVQLGDVVHKGQTLAIMKSAEMAGFTRDYVSSEADVRNTKRVYESTQDLYKSGLASQKDLEQAQSDYQKAQAEGKRAGAVISINKSNANGYEVKTPLSGYVVEKNLTNNTQVRADNSQNLFTIADLSTVYVLVNVYESDISKIQTGDPVKITTLSYPDKIFEGKIDRIDNILDPDNKVMHARIKIENPGNLLKPGMFANVLIKAKSGENLPEVSANSLVFDNDKNYVIVVDGKAKVHIQPVTVAKTVEDRAYISQGLKPGDRVIASRQVYLYESLKD